A single genomic interval of Hyphomicrobium methylovorum harbors:
- a CDS encoding AAA family ATPase, whose translation MIAWPKDVTPTPAFERAAAFLEERGGGNLFVTGRAGTGKSTLLKALRDAYAERMVVLAPTGLAAINIGGQTIHSFFGFPPRLVQESDIRRSRNGRVMRKLEYLVIDEASMVRSDLMWAIDKALRVNRGRAREPFGGVRMLLFADLHQLPPVVQEPEVLTHLIETHGSPFFFRVPALQEGPGTALLELEQIFRQTDSSLIRVLNAVRDGNVSDEDLAFINKRVSPIRTLSEGEPYVILTTTNAAARRINSRYLAALEGPVQRFDATVTGDFSTTVEPAETALELKPGAKVMLLRNDPDKRWVNGTIARISRLTHNQVFVEIGDREHEVEPAAWEHRRYAFDQASEKIVETVAGTFKQFPLRLAWALTIHKAQGLTLDKVYVDLGGGTFAHGQTYVALSRCRTLEGLALARPLTRRDVMFDPEALGYRDVFPRLAAAH comes from the coding sequence GTGATCGCTTGGCCAAAAGACGTGACGCCCACTCCCGCATTCGAGCGCGCGGCGGCTTTTCTTGAAGAGCGCGGCGGCGGCAATCTATTCGTGACGGGACGCGCGGGCACCGGCAAATCAACCCTGCTGAAAGCGCTCCGCGACGCCTATGCCGAACGCATGGTTGTTCTGGCGCCGACCGGTCTCGCCGCGATCAACATCGGCGGACAGACGATCCATTCGTTTTTCGGATTTCCACCGCGTCTCGTGCAGGAAAGCGACATTCGCCGGAGCCGCAACGGCCGCGTGATGCGCAAACTCGAATACCTCGTCATCGACGAAGCATCGATGGTCCGCTCCGACCTGATGTGGGCAATCGACAAAGCACTGAGAGTAAATCGCGGACGCGCGCGCGAACCGTTCGGCGGCGTGCGAATGCTGCTATTTGCCGATCTGCATCAACTGCCGCCTGTCGTGCAGGAACCCGAAGTCCTGACGCACCTGATCGAAACCCATGGCAGTCCCTTTTTCTTTCGCGTGCCCGCTCTGCAGGAAGGACCTGGCACGGCACTGCTGGAACTCGAACAGATCTTCCGCCAGACGGATTCAAGCCTGATCCGTGTCCTTAACGCCGTCCGTGACGGCAACGTCAGCGACGAAGATCTCGCTTTCATCAACAAACGCGTCAGCCCGATCCGAACGCTTTCGGAAGGCGAACCTTATGTCATCCTGACCACCACCAACGCCGCCGCGCGCCGCATCAACAGCCGCTATCTCGCAGCCCTCGAAGGGCCCGTCCAGCGTTTCGACGCGACGGTAACCGGCGACTTTTCAACCACCGTCGAACCGGCCGAAACAGCACTTGAACTCAAGCCCGGCGCCAAAGTGATGTTGCTGCGGAACGATCCCGACAAGCGTTGGGTGAACGGAACGATTGCCCGCATTTCTCGCCTCACACACAATCAGGTGTTCGTTGAGATTGGTGACCGCGAGCATGAGGTCGAACCCGCCGCGTGGGAACATCGGCGTTACGCCTTCGACCAAGCGTCGGAAAAAATTGTCGAGACGGTCGCCGGCACCTTCAAGCAGTTTCCGCTGCGCCTCGCTTGGGCTCTCACGATTCACAAGGCGCAGGGGCTGACGCTCGACAAGGTCTATGTTGATCTGGGCGGGGGAACCTTCGCGCATGGCCAGACTTATGTAGCTTTGTCGCGGTGCCGGACCCTCGAAGGCCTCGCTCTGGCCCGTCCGCTAACCCGCCGCGACGTCATGTTCGATCCAGAGGCACTTGGGTATCGTGATGTATTTCCGAGACTTGCAGCTGCACATTGA
- a CDS encoding PepSY domain-containing protein, with the protein MNRSAIAACALFALSAPAFADTPLSDEEAKSATAAAAAWGCEGGKWEKETEGTGVYELDDAKCKDGRNYDLKFDKDFKLIVLSAD; encoded by the coding sequence ATGAACCGTTCTGCAATTGCAGCTTGTGCTTTGTTCGCTCTGTCTGCCCCTGCGTTCGCAGACACACCACTCAGCGATGAGGAAGCGAAAAGCGCAACCGCAGCGGCTGCAGCCTGGGGCTGCGAAGGCGGCAAGTGGGAAAAGGAAACCGAAGGCACCGGCGTGTATGAACTTGACGACGCCAAGTGCAAGGACGGCCGCAACTACGACCTGAAGTTCGACAAGGACTTCAAGTTGATCGTCCTCTCGGCTGACTAA
- the typA gene encoding translational GTPase TypA, protein MAALRNIAIIAHVDHGKTTLVDELLKQSGSFRENQKVAERAMDSNDIERERGITILAKCTSVEWKGTHINIVDTPGHADFGGEVERILNMVDGVIVLVDASEGPLPQTKFVVSKALKRGLRPIVAINKIDRPDERHLDVLNEVFDLFANLDATDEQLDFPILYGSGRNGWMARDPSGPQENLAPMFDLILDHVPPPAVDDGPFRMLATTLDADPFLGRILTGRVTSGTVKPNQSLKALDRDGNVLEQFRVQKVLAFRGLERSPVESAGAGDIIALAGMSLANVADTLCDPSVEEPLPAQPVDPPTLSMNFRINDGPFAGQEGDKVQSRVIRDRLLKEAERNIAIRVVENEDKDSFTVSGRGELQLAILLENMRREGFELTVSRPKVVFEIDPESGQRLEPIEEVIVDVDDGYTGVVVSKLSERKGDLLEMRPSGGGRTRMVLHVPTRGLLGYQAELLSDTRGTGIMNKLFHAYKPFKGDIAGRRTGVLISNGTGEAVAYAIFNLQDRGPFMVSPQDRVYEGMIVGEHSRENDLEVNVLKGKKLTNVRASGKDDAVLLTPPMRLTLEKAMSYITDEELVEITPKSIRLRKRWLDPNERKRQERKRETERGAA, encoded by the coding sequence ATGGCAGCCCTTCGCAACATCGCGATCATTGCACACGTCGACCATGGCAAAACGACACTCGTCGACGAACTTCTGAAACAGTCCGGCTCCTTCCGCGAGAATCAGAAGGTCGCGGAACGGGCCATGGACTCCAACGACATCGAGCGCGAGCGCGGCATTACCATTCTCGCCAAGTGCACGAGCGTCGAGTGGAAAGGCACGCACATCAACATCGTTGATACGCCGGGCCACGCCGACTTCGGCGGCGAGGTCGAACGCATCCTCAACATGGTCGACGGCGTCATCGTTCTGGTCGACGCTTCGGAAGGCCCGCTTCCGCAGACGAAATTCGTCGTCTCCAAAGCGCTGAAGCGCGGTCTCCGCCCGATCGTCGCCATCAACAAGATCGACCGCCCCGACGAGCGCCACCTCGACGTGCTCAATGAAGTCTTCGACCTGTTCGCCAATCTCGACGCCACCGACGAGCAGCTCGACTTTCCCATTCTCTACGGATCCGGCCGCAACGGCTGGATGGCGCGCGATCCTTCGGGTCCGCAAGAAAACCTCGCGCCGATGTTCGATCTCATCCTCGATCACGTGCCGCCGCCGGCAGTCGACGACGGTCCGTTCCGCATGCTTGCGACGACCCTCGACGCCGACCCGTTCCTCGGTCGAATTCTGACCGGCCGCGTCACATCGGGAACCGTCAAGCCGAACCAATCTCTCAAAGCCCTCGATCGCGACGGCAACGTGCTTGAGCAGTTCCGCGTGCAAAAAGTGCTTGCGTTTCGCGGCTTGGAAAGAAGTCCGGTCGAATCCGCTGGCGCTGGAGACATCATCGCACTGGCCGGAATGAGCTTGGCGAACGTCGCCGATACGTTGTGCGATCCTTCTGTCGAAGAGCCGCTTCCCGCGCAGCCCGTCGATCCGCCGACGCTGTCGATGAACTTCCGCATCAACGACGGCCCCTTTGCCGGTCAGGAAGGCGACAAGGTTCAGAGCCGCGTGATCCGCGACCGCTTGCTGAAGGAAGCTGAGCGCAACATCGCCATCCGCGTTGTTGAAAATGAAGACAAGGACAGCTTCACCGTCTCCGGCCGCGGCGAGCTTCAGCTTGCAATTCTGCTTGAGAACATGCGCCGCGAAGGCTTCGAGCTGACGGTCTCGCGACCCAAGGTCGTGTTTGAAATCGATCCCGAATCCGGGCAGCGCCTCGAACCCATCGAAGAAGTCATCGTCGACGTCGACGACGGATATACCGGCGTCGTCGTATCGAAGCTCTCCGAGCGCAAAGGCGACTTGCTGGAAATGCGCCCGTCAGGCGGCGGACGCACGCGCATGGTGCTTCATGTTCCGACGCGCGGCCTGCTTGGCTATCAGGCAGAGCTGCTGTCGGACACGCGCGGCACTGGCATCATGAACAAGCTCTTTCACGCCTACAAACCGTTCAAAGGCGACATCGCCGGACGCCGCACAGGCGTGCTTATTTCGAACGGAACAGGCGAAGCAGTTGCTTACGCGATCTTCAATTTGCAGGACCGCGGCCCCTTCATGGTCAGCCCGCAAGATCGCGTCTACGAAGGTATGATCGTCGGCGAGCACTCGCGCGAGAATGATCTCGAGGTCAACGTTCTCAAAGGCAAGAAGCTCACGAACGTCCGCGCTTCCGGCAAAGACGATGCTGTGTTGCTGACACCGCCGATGCGCCTCACGCTTGAAAAGGCAATGAGCTACATCACCGACGAAGAGTTGGTGGAGATCACGCCGAAATCGATCCGCCTGCGGAAGCGTTGGCTCGATCCCAATGAGCGCAAACGTCAAGAACGCAAACGTGAAACGGAACGCGGCGCAGCTTAA
- a CDS encoding TOBE domain-containing protein: protein MKISARNVLKGTIVDVVKGTTTAHVRIDVGGAIVTASITNESVDDLGLKKGQTASAIIKSSDVMVAID from the coding sequence ATGAAGATCAGCGCACGAAACGTCCTCAAAGGCACAATCGTCGACGTCGTCAAAGGAACGACGACGGCTCACGTCCGCATTGATGTTGGCGGCGCAATCGTAACCGCGTCGATCACCAATGAATCGGTTGATGACCTCGGCTTGAAGAAGGGCCAGACCGCCTCTGCTATCATCAAGTCGTCGGACGTTATGGTTGCGATCGACTGA
- the aguB gene encoding N-carbamoylputrescine amidase: MSKRTREITVGAIQTSYGHDLEANIAKTERLVRDAAKKGAQVILPSELFQGIYFCTRQDPKWFATAHAAAEHPCVLRFKDLAKELGVVIPISFFEKDGPRYYNSIAIADADGTILGIYRKSHIPDGPGYQEKYYFRPGDTGFKAWTTKHGRIGVGICWDQWYPECARAMVLEGAEILFYPTAIGSEPYDSTLDTHLQWQRAMQGHAVSNAIPVVAANRLGEEDNDGARQKFYGHSFIVDHTGEVVESLGATDEGTLAHTFNLDEIANYRADWGFFRDRRTDLYAKSII; encoded by the coding sequence ATGTCGAAGCGGACTCGTGAGATCACCGTCGGAGCGATTCAAACCTCCTACGGACATGATCTCGAAGCCAACATCGCCAAGACCGAGCGCCTCGTTCGCGACGCTGCGAAGAAGGGCGCGCAAGTCATTCTGCCGTCGGAACTGTTCCAGGGCATCTACTTCTGCACGCGCCAGGATCCGAAATGGTTCGCAACGGCTCACGCGGCCGCCGAGCATCCCTGCGTCCTGAGATTCAAGGATCTCGCCAAAGAACTCGGCGTCGTCATTCCGATCTCGTTCTTCGAGAAGGACGGCCCGCGTTATTACAACAGCATCGCAATTGCCGACGCTGACGGCACGATCCTTGGCATCTATCGCAAAAGCCATATTCCTGATGGCCCGGGCTACCAGGAGAAATATTACTTCCGTCCTGGCGATACCGGCTTCAAAGCCTGGACGACGAAGCATGGACGGATCGGCGTCGGCATCTGCTGGGACCAGTGGTACCCGGAATGCGCACGCGCAATGGTGCTCGAAGGCGCGGAAATTCTGTTCTATCCAACCGCGATCGGATCGGAGCCTTACGACTCGACACTCGATACCCATCTGCAATGGCAGCGCGCCATGCAGGGCCACGCTGTTTCAAACGCAATTCCGGTCGTTGCAGCCAACCGCCTCGGCGAGGAAGACAACGACGGCGCGCGTCAGAAATTCTACGGCCACTCGTTCATCGTCGATCACACAGGCGAAGTTGTTGAGTCGCTCGGCGCGACCGACGAAGGCACTCTCGCGCACACCTTCAATCTCGATGAGATTGCGAACTACCGCGCCGACTGGGGTTTCTTCCGCGATCGCCGCACAGACCTCTACGCAAAAAGCATCATCTAG
- a CDS encoding agmatine deiminase family protein, translating to MSSAAVTTPAEWAPQKAIWTAWPANADEWNGDLETPRRDVAALVRALSVAGNKVRILANGPEAEATAHAAFSTDIAEVIPAKYGDIWLRDTGPIFAHDGAAPVALRFATNSWGGKYDLPDDATVGDDIARLAKTNVRRFPFVLEGGAVDHDGQGTILTTRQTLLNPNRNGWSNADAEAALTEAFGAKKIIWIDEGLQNDHTDGHIDNIARFVAPGRVVCQAPAGPDDPNAATLDAIAATLERETDATGRKLEVVRIPGVGLYRNALGDISPASHMNFVIANGVVVVPIYGTETEAAALQALQTVFTTRAVVGVSSRGLLGCGTAGGGSFHCITQQEPA from the coding sequence TTGTCCAGCGCCGCCGTCACGACCCCCGCCGAATGGGCGCCGCAGAAAGCAATCTGGACGGCATGGCCCGCGAACGCCGACGAATGGAACGGCGACCTCGAAACGCCGCGGCGTGACGTGGCGGCCCTCGTACGCGCGCTCAGCGTGGCAGGCAATAAAGTTCGCATCCTCGCCAACGGCCCTGAGGCCGAGGCGACTGCACACGCCGCGTTCTCAACCGACATCGCCGAAGTCATCCCGGCCAAGTACGGCGACATCTGGCTACGCGATACGGGTCCGATTTTCGCGCACGACGGCGCAGCGCCCGTCGCCCTCCGTTTTGCGACCAATAGCTGGGGTGGCAAATACGATTTGCCGGACGACGCGACCGTGGGCGACGACATCGCTCGCTTAGCGAAAACGAACGTCCGCCGCTTTCCGTTCGTGCTCGAAGGCGGCGCGGTCGATCATGACGGCCAGGGCACCATTCTAACGACGCGACAGACGCTGCTGAATCCCAATCGCAACGGATGGTCCAACGCGGACGCGGAAGCGGCCCTCACCGAAGCCTTTGGTGCGAAAAAGATCATCTGGATCGACGAAGGACTTCAGAACGACCACACCGATGGTCACATCGATAACATCGCCCGCTTCGTCGCTCCGGGTCGCGTTGTCTGCCAGGCGCCCGCCGGTCCCGATGACCCCAACGCTGCGACGCTCGACGCGATCGCTGCAACACTTGAACGCGAAACCGATGCAACCGGCCGCAAGCTCGAAGTCGTGCGCATTCCGGGCGTCGGACTTTACCGCAATGCTTTGGGCGACATCTCACCGGCCTCGCATATGAATTTCGTCATCGCCAATGGCGTCGTCGTCGTTCCAATCTATGGCACCGAAACGGAAGCCGCAGCGCTTCAAGCACTGCAAACCGTCTTCACCACCCGCGCCGTCGTCGGAGTATCTTCGCGCGGCCTTCTTGGATGCGGCACAGCGGGCGGCGGATCTTTTCATTGCATCACCCAGCAGGAGCCGGCCTGA
- the ybaL gene encoding YbaL family putative K(+) efflux transporter → MVHETPLVATIVAGLSLAFIFGAIAQRLRASPLVGYLLAGVVLGPRTPGFVADQAIASELAEVGIILLMFGVGLHFSLQELWSVRKIAIPGAIVQICVATILGVLLSYFIGWDPGAGFVLGLSLSCASTVVLLRAMQARRLLNTDRGRIAVGWLIVEDLVMVLTLVLLPAIVGLLGAGKSAGKMPQSDVLMTFAFTMAQIVTFFIAMLFIGRRVIPWILHYAAHTGSRELFRLAVLAIALGTAFVSAHLFGVSFALGAFFAGMILSESTLSQQAATETLPLRDAFAVLFFISVGMLFDPAILVREPLIVLATLGIILFGKSIAAFAIVRIFGYSTMTALTISVSLAQIGEFSFILAGLGTALGVLPDLGRELILAGALVSIMLNPFLFHALDRYQAYRAKHAPPELAAPEPDDPVVKIDKSTLTGHAVLVGYDRVGHRIGDALESRGIALYVIDENDGAVAKLNERNVEAVAGNGVELLQYSNIEQARWLLVAVPDGFEGGQIVAQARAANPTLPIIARGRSDDEVDHLTACGATHVVQGPQEIADAMVVMVT, encoded by the coding sequence ATGGTGCACGAAACACCGCTAGTCGCTACAATTGTCGCCGGATTGAGCCTCGCGTTCATTTTCGGGGCTATCGCTCAGCGGCTTCGTGCATCTCCACTGGTCGGATACCTGCTCGCAGGCGTCGTCCTGGGGCCAAGAACCCCCGGCTTCGTTGCCGACCAGGCCATCGCGTCAGAGTTGGCCGAAGTCGGCATCATCCTTCTGATGTTTGGCGTCGGCCTGCATTTTTCGCTGCAGGAGCTTTGGTCGGTCCGCAAAATCGCGATCCCCGGCGCCATCGTTCAAATCTGCGTCGCCACCATTCTTGGCGTCCTACTTTCGTACTTCATCGGCTGGGACCCGGGCGCTGGCTTCGTGCTTGGCCTCTCGCTCTCTTGCGCCAGCACAGTCGTTCTGCTGCGCGCGATGCAGGCCCGGCGCCTGCTCAACACCGACCGCGGTCGCATTGCCGTCGGCTGGCTGATCGTCGAAGACCTCGTCATGGTTCTGACGCTGGTCCTTCTGCCCGCGATCGTCGGCCTGCTCGGCGCTGGAAAATCTGCCGGAAAGATGCCCCAGAGCGACGTCCTGATGACGTTCGCATTCACGATGGCTCAGATCGTGACGTTCTTTATCGCGATGCTGTTTATCGGCCGTCGCGTCATCCCCTGGATCCTCCACTACGCCGCGCACACGGGATCCCGCGAGTTGTTCCGCCTCGCCGTGTTGGCCATCGCGCTCGGAACGGCGTTCGTGTCGGCTCACCTGTTCGGCGTGTCGTTTGCGCTTGGTGCGTTCTTCGCCGGCATGATCCTGAGTGAATCGACGCTCAGTCAGCAGGCCGCCACCGAGACGCTGCCTCTGCGCGACGCGTTTGCCGTGCTCTTCTTCATATCCGTCGGCATGCTGTTCGACCCCGCGATCCTGGTGCGCGAACCTCTCATCGTGCTCGCGACGCTAGGGATCATCCTGTTCGGCAAATCGATAGCGGCCTTCGCCATTGTGCGCATTTTCGGCTACAGCACGATGACGGCGCTGACGATCTCCGTCAGTCTGGCGCAGATCGGCGAGTTCTCATTTATCCTCGCAGGCCTTGGCACCGCGCTCGGTGTCTTGCCGGATCTCGGCCGCGAGTTGATTCTCGCCGGTGCGCTCGTGTCGATCATGTTGAACCCGTTCCTGTTCCATGCACTCGATCGCTATCAAGCCTACAGGGCCAAGCACGCGCCGCCCGAACTCGCGGCGCCCGAGCCGGACGATCCGGTCGTCAAAATCGATAAGTCGACGCTGACCGGGCATGCGGTTTTGGTTGGTTACGACCGGGTTGGTCATCGCATCGGCGACGCACTCGAAAGTCGCGGCATAGCGCTTTACGTCATCGACGAAAACGACGGCGCCGTTGCCAAGCTCAACGAGCGCAACGTCGAAGCCGTGGCTGGAAACGGCGTCGAACTGCTGCAGTATTCCAACATCGAGCAGGCAAGGTGGCTGCTGGTGGCAGTGCCCGACGGCTTCGAAGGCGGCCAGATCGTGGCTCAGGCGCGAGCCGCCAATCCGACGCTGCCGATCATCGCCCGCGGCCGCTCCGACGACGAGGTCGACCATCTGACGGCCTGTGGCGCAACTCATGTGGTCCAGGGACCGCAGGAAATCGCTGACGCAATGGTCGTCATGGTAACCTGA
- a CDS encoding argininosuccinate synthase, translated as MSAASKSVKKVVLAYSGGLDTSIILKWLQETYGAEVVTFTADLGQGEELAPAREKALMLGIKEENIFIEDLREEFVRDYVFPMFRANAVYEGVYLLGTSIARPLISKKQIEIARKVGADAVCHGATGKGNDQVRFELGYYALEPGIKIIAPWREWTFKGRDDLLDFARRNQIPVAKDKEGEAPFSVDANLLHSSSEGKVLEDPAKKAPEIVYQRTISPMDAPDKVTTIRIGFSKGDAVSIDGKKLSPATLLKALNDLGRDNGIGRLDLVENRFVGMKSRGVYETPGGTILLTAHRAIESVTLDRGAAHLKDEIMPRYAELIYNGFWFAPEREMLQALIDKSQEHVEGEVTLELYKGNVIVTGRESPKSLYAPTLVTFEDDKGAYDQKDAQGFIKLNALRLRTLGKRDR; from the coding sequence ATGAGCGCCGCCTCCAAATCCGTAAAGAAAGTCGTTCTCGCCTATTCGGGCGGCCTCGATACGTCGATTATTCTGAAATGGCTGCAGGAAACCTACGGCGCCGAAGTCGTAACCTTCACGGCCGATCTTGGTCAGGGCGAAGAACTTGCCCCCGCCCGGGAAAAGGCCCTGATGCTCGGCATCAAGGAAGAGAACATCTTCATCGAAGACCTGCGCGAGGAATTCGTTCGTGACTACGTGTTCCCGATGTTCCGCGCCAACGCCGTCTACGAGGGCGTCTACCTTCTCGGCACCTCGATCGCCCGGCCGCTGATCTCGAAAAAGCAGATTGAGATCGCCCGCAAGGTTGGCGCCGATGCCGTCTGTCACGGCGCGACCGGCAAGGGCAACGACCAGGTTCGTTTCGAACTCGGCTACTATGCGCTGGAGCCGGGCATCAAGATTATTGCCCCCTGGCGCGAATGGACGTTCAAGGGTCGCGATGACCTGCTGGACTTCGCACGCCGCAATCAGATTCCCGTTGCCAAGGACAAGGAAGGCGAAGCGCCGTTCTCGGTTGACGCCAACCTGCTGCACTCCTCCTCCGAGGGCAAAGTGCTGGAAGACCCGGCCAAGAAAGCGCCCGAGATCGTCTATCAGCGCACCATCTCGCCGATGGACGCTCCCGACAAGGTGACGACGATCCGCATCGGCTTCTCGAAGGGCGATGCCGTCTCTATCGACGGCAAGAAGCTCTCGCCCGCGACTTTGTTGAAGGCCCTGAATGACCTCGGCCGCGACAACGGCATCGGCCGCCTCGACCTCGTCGAAAACCGCTTCGTCGGCATGAAATCTCGCGGCGTGTATGAAACCCCCGGCGGCACGATCCTTTTGACGGCGCACCGCGCCATCGAGTCCGTCACGCTCGACCGTGGCGCGGCCCATCTCAAGGACGAGATCATGCCGCGCTACGCCGAGCTGATTTACAATGGCTTCTGGTTCGCCCCCGAGCGCGAGATGCTTCAAGCCCTCATCGACAAGAGCCAGGAGCATGTCGAAGGCGAAGTTACCCTCGAACTCTACAAGGGCAACGTCATCGTCACCGGCCGCGAAAGTCCGAAATCCCTTTATGCGCCAACGCTCGTCACGTTCGAGGACGACAAGGGCGCCTACGACCAGAAGGACGCCCAGGGCTTCATCAAGCTCAATGCGCTCCGCCTGAGGACGCTGGGAAAACGCGATCGTTGA
- a CDS encoding 2-hydroxychromene-2-carboxylate isomerase, with amino-acid sequence MQPTVQFWYEFASTYSYLAAMRIEAVAKRSGVRVVWRPFLLGPIFKSQGWTTSPFNIYPLKGRYMVRDIERVAAARGLEFQMPPVFPANGLKAARLAIAASHWDGTADFSRAVYGAAFGRGLDIGNDDVLRGCLAAAQLPVESVWAESLGDDVKGALRSNTEDAQARGIFGAPSFTTDDNELFWGDDRLDQAIAWAARAAA; translated from the coding sequence ATGCAGCCCACGGTTCAGTTCTGGTATGAATTTGCTTCGACTTATAGCTATCTCGCCGCGATGCGGATCGAGGCGGTGGCGAAACGCAGTGGCGTTCGCGTTGTCTGGCGGCCATTTCTGCTCGGGCCGATATTCAAATCGCAGGGGTGGACGACGTCGCCTTTCAATATCTACCCGCTCAAGGGCCGCTACATGGTTCGGGATATCGAACGCGTTGCGGCCGCGCGTGGGCTCGAGTTTCAAATGCCGCCGGTCTTTCCCGCGAATGGGTTAAAAGCGGCGCGGCTTGCAATCGCGGCTTCGCATTGGGATGGCACGGCGGACTTTTCGCGCGCCGTCTATGGGGCTGCGTTCGGGCGTGGCTTGGATATTGGCAACGATGATGTGTTGCGGGGTTGCCTTGCCGCTGCGCAGCTTCCGGTGGAAAGCGTTTGGGCCGAGAGCCTCGGAGACGATGTGAAGGGGGCGCTGCGGTCAAACACCGAAGACGCTCAGGCTCGGGGTATTTTCGGGGCGCCGAGTTTCACGACGGACGACAACGAGCTCTTTTGGGGCGATGACCGTTTGGACCAAGCCATTGCCTGGGCCGCGCGCGCCGCCGCCTAA
- the rlmN gene encoding 23S rRNA (adenine(2503)-C(2))-methyltransferase RlmN has product MTAAPLINLDAVPASAKPSLAGLTRDGLKAALTAAGVPEKQLRMRVGQLWSWIYVRGVTDFDQMTDVSRDLRAHLKTAYTLDRPEIVSEQISIDGTRKWLLRLAKRGHEARAPEIETVYIPESGRGTLCISSQIGCTLTCSFCHTGTQRLVRNLDAAEIVAQIMLARDRIGDWPGAAGPADGRLLPNSDRKITNVVLMGMGEPLYNFDNVRAAMEVASDGEGLSLSKRRITLSTSGVVPEIPRWGEEADTMLAISLHATNDALRDELVPINRKYPIAQLMDACRNYPGLSNARRITFEYVMLKGVNDSLAEARALVKLLAGIPAKINLIPFNPWPATRYECSDWETIERFAEVVNHAGYASPVRTPRGRDILAACGQLRSESLKLRASERRDADPA; this is encoded by the coding sequence ATGACCGCCGCGCCGCTCATCAATCTCGATGCCGTGCCAGCCTCCGCGAAACCCTCGCTGGCGGGGCTGACGCGCGACGGGCTGAAGGCCGCGCTCACCGCCGCGGGCGTGCCTGAAAAGCAGCTTCGCATGCGCGTCGGCCAGCTCTGGAGCTGGATCTATGTTCGCGGCGTCACCGACTTCGATCAGATGACCGACGTGTCGAGAGATCTGCGCGCACACCTCAAGACGGCCTACACGCTCGATCGCCCTGAGATCGTGTCCGAACAGATCTCTATCGACGGTACGCGCAAATGGCTGCTCCGCTTGGCGAAGCGCGGACATGAAGCCCGAGCGCCGGAAATCGAAACTGTCTACATCCCCGAAAGCGGCCGCGGCACGCTTTGCATTTCGAGCCAGATCGGCTGCACGCTCACCTGCTCGTTCTGCCACACCGGAACCCAGCGCCTTGTGCGCAATCTTGATGCGGCCGAGATCGTTGCGCAGATCATGCTGGCGCGCGACCGCATTGGCGATTGGCCGGGCGCGGCAGGCCCTGCCGACGGGCGGCTGCTTCCCAACAGCGACCGCAAGATCACCAACGTCGTTCTGATGGGCATGGGCGAACCGCTCTATAATTTCGACAACGTGCGCGCCGCGATGGAAGTCGCGTCCGACGGCGAAGGGCTGTCGCTGTCGAAGCGGCGCATCACGCTTTCGACGTCTGGCGTCGTTCCCGAAATTCCTCGTTGGGGCGAAGAAGCCGACACGATGCTCGCAATTTCGCTGCACGCCACCAATGACGCGCTGCGCGACGAACTCGTGCCGATCAATCGCAAATACCCGATCGCACAATTGATGGACGCCTGCCGGAATTACCCCGGTCTCTCCAACGCGCGCCGCATCACGTTCGAATACGTCATGCTGAAAGGCGTGAACGACAGCCTGGCCGAAGCCCGCGCGCTCGTGAAGCTGCTCGCAGGCATTCCGGCGAAGATCAACCTGATCCCGTTCAATCCTTGGCCCGCAACACGCTACGAGTGCTCGGACTGGGAAACGATCGAGCGCTTCGCCGAGGTCGTCAATCATGCAGGCTACGCGAGCCCCGTCCGCACACCGCGTGGGCGCGATATTCTCGCAGCTTGCGGTCAGCTACGATCGGAAAGCCTCAAATTGCGTGCAAGCGAACGCCGCGATGCCGATCCGGCCTGA